One window of the Eucalyptus grandis isolate ANBG69807.140 chromosome 8, ASM1654582v1, whole genome shotgun sequence genome contains the following:
- the LOC104429465 gene encoding disease resistance protein RUN1: MVQTKDQILGNSLLIVNLLSSLILMGSFSSKERKRSYDVMASSSSSEPKMSYDVMASSSSKKSKKSYDVFLSFRGPDVRNHFLGHLYAALDRVGIFTYIDNEELRKGEQISPALTKAIEESRIAIVVFSENYTSSTWCLEEITKIMECKEKKGLMVHPVFYKVEPREVRGQKQNYGQAMGEHEVKFGKNSEQVKRWKKALYDAGCLSGWHFTDGNEAGFIQHIVQEISTQLDRRPINVAMFPVGIDSRVQELKLILNLQSKDDVLMVGLWGQGGVGKTTFAKAIYNAIFREFQGACFLERIRENSKNSIDLVPLQEKLLSQVLPGKKLIVHSVGGGSQSIQDKLCNKKVLIILDDVDDAFQLNALAGDCKWFGKGSRIIITTRNKHLLTSCGINQGHIYEVTALEDGDALELFRKHAFRGNQEIEISKNLVNQVLCYARGLPLALEVLGAFLCGRRGPEWESTLQKLAKSPNKKINDVLKVSYDGLEPYAKEIFLHIACFFKGRSKEYIKKVLDSCEFHTTIGIKILLERCLISEEAKKIQMHDLIQLMGMDIVKDEDRDDPINRSRLWLRDDVLDVLSEDKETKAIKAIVLQLPKPEDMYIGPDAFTKMKNLRLLILFNVNNSIQGPIHLPNGLRWFEWPNCCSTLEFSHGPKKLVGLDMRSSKIKVEPKQFKEFKKLKYINFHKCQSLVCMPNISCTPNLEELDLSECKNLERVHGSTGYHENMQLLNLSGCSELHHFPNVLQSKNLRCLYLSYCSKLQRFPDIPDKIKGLRQLILVGTSIEELPASIENLVSLEKAYLDKCKKLAILPSSIYRLNKLQTLNLSGCSKLTKFPKMEEDLSDPHMKTGFSELSRLELGGCNLSEVEFLHNPSCFPKLDSLGVSYCQKLKEIHNISPQLIGLSAKSCKSPSKIASNISHVQHVHLNSCYELVSSGLTMNDLFNPEFRLSNLFNHEVRLSDLFNLYPEVRLPDLFNLEVRLSDLFNPEVRLSDLFNLHEVRLSDLFNPEVRLLSDSFNLPEVRLSDLFNPEVRLSLSPPPTHTHTQ; encoded by the exons ATGGTGCAAACAAAGGACCAAATCTTAGGCAACTCATTGCTCATTGTTAACCTTCTCTCTTCCTTGATTCTGATGGGTTCTTTTTCCTCCAAGGAGCGCAAAAGGAGTTACGATGTaatggcttcttcttcctcctccgagcCCAAAATGAGTTACGATGTaatggcttcttcttcctccaagaaGTCCAAAAAGAGTTACGATGTCTTCCTGAGTTTCAGAGGTCCAGATGTCCGCAATCACTTTCTCGGTCATCTCTACGCAGCTCTAGATCGAGTAGGTATATTCACTTACATCGATAATGAAGAGCTGAGGAAGGGAGAACAAATATCACCTGCACTTACGAAAGCGATTGAGGAATCGCGAATTGCAATCGTGGTTTTCTCTGAGAACTACACCTCTTCAACATGGTGTTTGGAAGAGATAACGAAaatcatggagtgcaaggagAAGAAAGGCCTCATGGTCCATCCTGTGTTTTACAAAGTAGAACCAAGAGAAGTGAGAGGGCAGAAACAGAACTATGGACAAGCTATGGGTGAGCATGAGGTCAAGTTTGGGAAGAATTCGGAGCAGGTAAAGAGATGGAAGAAAGCTCTCTACGACGCTGGCTGCTTGTCCGGGTGGCATTTTACTGATGG AAATGAAGCGGGGTTTATACAACATATCGTACAGGAGATCTCAACTCAACTGGATCGAAGGCCAATAAATGTAGCCATGTTTCCGGTGGGGATAGATTCCCGAGTACAAGAGCTTAAACTAATCTTAAATCTACAGTCCAAGGATGATGTTCTTATGGTAGGATTATGGGGACAAGGAGGTGTGGGGAAGACAACCTTTGCCAAAGCCATTTATAATGCTATTTTTAGGGAGTTTCAAGGTGCTTGTTTCTTGGAACGCATtcgagaaaattccaaaaattccaTTGATTTGGTTcctttgcaagaaaaattgctATCGCAGGTATTACCAGGGAAGAAATTAATAGTCCATAGTGTTGGTGGAGGAAGTCAGTCAATTCAAGATAAACTTTGTAATAAGAAAGTTCTCATCATTCTcgatgatgttgatgatgcATTCCAGTTAAACGCTTTAGCTGGAGATTGTAAGTGGTTTGGTAAAGGAAGTAGGATAATTATCACAACAAGAAATAAGCATCTATTAACTTCTTGTGGGATAAATCAGGGTCATATATATGAAGTTACAGCTCTTGAGGATGGTGATGCTCTTGAACTTTTTAGAAAGCATGCTTTTCGAGgaaatcaagaaatagaaataagcaaGAATCTTGTTAATCAGGTATTATGTTATGCAAGAGGCCTTCCTTTGGCTCTTGAGGTGTTGGGTGCTTTCTTGTGTGGTAGAAGAGGACCTGAATGGGAAAGTACCTTACAAAAACTTGCCAAAAGTCCTAATAAAAAGATCAACGATGTGTTAAAGGTAAGTTATGATGGATTGGAGCCTTATGCAAAGGAGATTTTTTTGCACATTGCATGTTTCTTCAAGGGGAGGAGTAAGGAATACATTAAGAAAGTTCTTGATAGTTGTGAATTTCACACGACCATTGGAATAAAAATTCTCCTTGAGCGCTGCTTGATTAGTGAAGAGGCAAAGAAAATACAAATGCATGACTTAATACAATTAATGGGTATGGATATTGTTAAAGATGAAGATCGTGATGATCCCATAAACCGCAGTAGATTATGGCTTCGTGATGATGTTCTTGATGTTCTATCAGAAGATAAG GAAACAAAAGCAATAAAAGCCATAGTCTTGCAGCTACCAAAGCCAGAAGATATGTATATTGGTCCTGATGCTTTCACAAAGATGAAAAATTTGCGGTTGCTCATCTTGTTTAATGTAAATAATTCTATTCAAGGTCCCATTCATCTCCCTAATGGGTTAAGGTGGTTTGAATGGCCTAATTGTTGTTCGACTCTAGAATTTAGCCATGGTCCAAAGAAATTAGTCGGACTTGATATGCGGAGTAGCAAGATCAAGGTAGAGCCCAAACAATTTAAG gaatttaaaaaattaaagtacaTCAACTTCCATAAATGCCAGTCACTAGTTTGTATGCCAAACATCAGCTGTACTCCAAATCTCGAGGAATTGGATCTTAGTGAGTGCAAAAACTTGGAGCGTGTCCACGGATCAACTGGATATCATGAAAATATGCAATTGTTGAATTTGAGTGGGTGCTCTGAACTTCATCATTTCCCCAATGTACTCCAATCCAAGAATCTTCGATGTCTTTATCTCAGTTATTGCTCAAAATTGCAAAGATTCCCTGATATTCCAGATAAAATCAAAGGCTTGCGTCAACTTATTTTAGTTGGGACTTCAATTGAGGAACTTCCTGCATCcatagaaaatcttgtctcATTGGAAAAAGCATATTTAGATAAATGCAAGAAACTGGCAATCCTTCCGTCTAGCATTTACAGGTTGAACaaacttcaaactttgaatCTCAGTGGCTGCTCAAAACTAACCAAGTTTCCAAAGATGGAGGAGGATTTGAGTGATCCCCACATGAAGACGGGATTTAGTGAGCTATCGCGCCTAGAACTTGGTGGATGCAATCTATCAGAAGTAGAATTCCTACATAATCCTTCATGTTTTCCTAAGTTAGACTCGTTGGGTGTTTCATATTGCCAAAAACTAAAAGAGATCCACAATATTTCGCCACAATTGATTGGATTGTCAGCAAAAAGTTGCAAATCTCCGAGTAAAATTGCCTCCAACATATCTCATGTTCAGCATGTCCACTTAAATTCATGTTATGAACTAGTTAGTAGTGGATTGACCATGAATGATTTGTTCAACCCTGAGTTTAGACTCTCTAATTTGTTCAACCATGAGGTTAGACTCTCTGATTTGTTCAACCTCTACCCTGAGGTTAGACTCCCTGATTTGTTCAACCTTGAGGTTAGACTTTCTGATTTGTTCAACCCTGAGGTTAGACTCTCTGATTTGTTCAACCTCCATGAGGTTAGACTCTCTGATTTGTTCAACCCTGAGGTTAGACTACTCTCCGATTCGTTCAACCTCCCTGAGGTTAGACTCTCTGATTTGTTCAACCCTGAggttagactctctctctctccccccccaacacacacacacacacaatga